The sequence below is a genomic window from Chthoniobacterales bacterium.
CGCTCGCCAGCGATCTCAACAAGACGGTGACGAACGCCTACGACGTGCTTTTCCCGAATCTCGCCGGCATCGGCGACACCTCGGCCCGCGCCGCCTTCGTGATCAACAAGGAAGGCACGATCGTCTACAGCGAGCAGACGCCCACGCCGAAGGAGCTGCCGAGCTTCGAGAAGATCGAAGCGGCATTGAAAGCGCTTTAAGCTCCTCGAGATCCGTCAAAATGATTCATTTTTTAATTTGAAATGAATCATTTATCCTCTATTATTGAGGAATGAGAATCAGCGTGGACATCGACGATTCGACGTTGGAGGAGGTCATGGCCTTGACCGGGGAGAAGAACAAAAGTCCCGCCATGGCCAAGGCTCTCACGGAGTTCGTGCGGCGGGCCCGGGCGCGGGAGTTCGGGCGGCTGATCCGGGAGGGTGCTTTCGATTACCCCGATCCCGAGCCCGGCGACTCCGCCAATCCCGTGCCGCCGCTGCGCCCGGAATAGAGCGTCATGGTGCTGGTGGATTCGTCGGCGTGGATCGAGGCGTTCCGCCGCAAGGGACAACTCGAAGTGAAGCTCGCCATCGAGGGGCTGCTGGATGCCTACGAGGCGCAGTGGTGCTCTCCGGTGCGGCTCGAAGTGCTCGGCGGGGCCCGAAGCGAGGAGCGGGCCCGGCTCGGCCGGCATTTTTCCGTGGTGCCCTACCGCGCCTGCGCGGAGGCGGACTGGGACCGTTCCATTTCCCTTGCCTGGAAGCTGCGCGACCAAGGGCTCACCGTGCCCTGGCTCGATGTCGTCATCGCCGCGCTCGCCCTGCACGACAACGTCCGCCTCTACACGCTCGACGGTCATTTCTCCCGCATCGCCGAGATCACCGGCCTGCGCCTCTATCAGCCCGGCTACGCCGGCACGTTCGTGCCCGAAAACGAAAGCTAGGTCTTCCCGCCCCCTGCTCCGGGCGCCCTTAATTCGTCTCCGATGGCGGGGCGATGCTGACCACCGGCTCGAAGCTGCCCTTCGCTGGGGCCAGCGATTTCGGTTCGCTCGCGTCCATCCGGGAAAGCATCCAGGCCGCGAGGGGAGCCGCCGAGCCGCCTCCGGATTTCGCGCCCTGCACGATCACGCAAATGGCGTATCGGTCCTTTTGCCGGGTCGCGAAACCCGTAAACCAGCCGTTGATATCGGCGACTCGATTTCCGGCGGAATCCATCCGCCAAATCTGCGCGGAGCCGGTCTTGCCCGCGACATCCATCCCGGGCAGCCGTGCCTTGATGGCGGTGCCTCCCGATTCATTGACCGCCCGCCACATGCCGCGCCGCACTCGCTCGATGTCATTCGGCGCAATGCCTGCGTCAGCCACGAGATCGTTGCGAACCTTTGCCGGCTCCACTTTCGCGGGTCGATCCATCGCTTCCCTGCGCTCGATCAGGCGGGGCAGGTAAACCTTGCCGCCGTTCGCGAGGGACGCGGCGACCATCGCTAGCTGCAGCGGCGACGCGAGAGTGTTGCCCATTCCGATGGAGACATTGGCCGTGTATCCCGCACTCCATTTGTCCCTGGGGTTGATTTTCGCTAGCGATTCCGGACTGCCAACCACGCCGGGATTCTCACCACTGATCGGCACGCCGGTCTTTTGGCCAAGGCCGAGCCGCCTGGCCGTGTCCGTCATGGTTTCGATCCCCGCCGCGTTTCCATATTGGTAGAAGTAGAGGTTGCACGAAACTTTCAACGCCTCCTCCATGCCCAGCGTGCCGTGGGTATGACCGCTGCCGTAGACCCAGCATTTCATCAACACATTCCCATAGCTCACACCCCCGTCGCAGGAGAATTGCTTGTCTCCCAGACCGGCGCGCAGTCCCGCCAGGGCGGTCACCGTCTTGTAGGCGGAGCCGGGCGTGTAGCCATTCACCGCGCGATTCAGCAGTGGCGCCGTTTCGTCGTTCACGAGAGCCTTCCATTCCTCGTCCTTGATTGCCGGAAAAAATCGATTCGGATCGAATGACGGCACGGACGCCATTGCGAGAATGTCGCCATTCGCGGGATCGACGATCACTGCCGCGCCGCGCGCCACCTTGCGCAACGCTTCCTCCGCCGCCATCTGCGCCCGCGCATCGATCGTCAACACCACCACTTCCCCTGGCTTGGGCAGGCGATCCCGATCGAGATTCCAAAGCAGGCTCGCCGCAAAAGCCCCCAGCGGGTAGCTCGCCAAAGGCCGCTGGTTTTCCCGAGGCCAATACTCCGCCAGCAGCACGCCGTTCCGATCAACGATCCTGCCGACGCCGGGCTCGGGCCGGATATCCGGCGTGACCGCGCGCGTGAGAAACGTCACCGCGAGCACCGCGGCGGGAATCGCCCCGATGCGCCACCAGCGGCGCGCGCCCGTCGAGAATCCGGCGATCCATTGGATACGGCGGCGCAGCTCGCTCCGGCTCTCGAAGATTCCGAGCGCCTCGGCGCCGCTGGGCGTGAAGCCGGTCGACAGCCTCAGCAGGGCCTCGCCATAAGTTCCACGCTGCGTTTCGCCCGACCGTTTGAGCACCCATTCGTCGCAGGCCAGCTCCCGGTCCGCGCGGATGCGGCGAAACGCGAACCAAAGAACGGGATTGAACCAATGCACGGCGCGCAGCACGGCCAGCAGCATATTGAGATGCACGTCTCCGCGCACCCAGTGGCCCAGCTCATGAAGAAGAATAAGGCGGATTTCTTCGTCGTCGAACGCACGCGTAAACCCCTCCGGCAGCAGCATGTGTGGACAGAACATCCCGGCGACAGCAGGCCCTTCCTGGCCCGGCATCTGCACCAATCTTACCCGTGCTCGTATTCCCAGCCTGGCGCGGCACTCCTCCAGCATATCGCGCAGCCGTTCGTCTTCCGGCTCCCGCAGCCGCTTCAAACGGCGGCGGAACTCGCGATTTTCCCGCACCAGGATGGCCAGCATGACGACTGCGACCAGCCCCCAGATCACTGCGAAGGCTTCCTTCCAATGGATTGCGACCGGCACGACGCCTGTCTCCTCGGCCATTTTCGCCGGGGGTTCCGGCTCGGGGTGAAAGGTCTCGAACGGGCCGGGACCGACCCGAATTTCCGGGATCGAAACAGGCGGCGCCGGCGTGAACCAGTTGAAGACGCTGAGGCGGCTTTCCGGCAGCGCCGGCAGCACCAGCAGAGCAAGCAAAGGCAGCCAGAGCGCGTGCCGCCAGACGGCCGGCAGCCATCGGAGCAAGGCCAGCTGCACCAGCAGGATCAGCCCCACCAGCAGGGACGCCTGCCAGGAGCGCTCGATGATCCAGTCGAAACAAGAGACGAGCGCGTTCATTTCTGCCCTTCCCGCTCGCTCAGGATGCGCTTCAACTCGCGAATCTCCTCCTTTGTGAGATCCGCCTTCGTCGCGAAGTGCACGAGCAGCGGCTTCCCGGCTCCACCGAACACGCGATTCAGAAACGACTCGCTCTCGCTATGGACGCACTGCTCGCGCCGGACGAGCGGATGGTAGAGATAGCGATTCCCGTCCGGCTTCGAGGCCAGGGCGCCCTTCTTGACCAGCCGCGCGAGCAGGGTGCGGATCGTCTGGTGCTTCCATTTCATGCGCTGCGCGAGGCGTTCGATGATCTCCGCCGCGGCCACCGGGGCCGACTCCCATGCAATCTCCATCACGCTCCACTCGGACTCCGAGATTTT
It includes:
- a CDS encoding penicillin-binding transpeptidase domain-containing protein, giving the protein MNALVSCFDWIIERSWQASLLVGLILLVQLALLRWLPAVWRHALWLPLLALLVLPALPESRLSVFNWFTPAPPVSIPEIRVGPGPFETFHPEPEPPAKMAEETGVVPVAIHWKEAFAVIWGLVAVVMLAILVRENREFRRRLKRLREPEDERLRDMLEECRARLGIRARVRLVQMPGQEGPAVAGMFCPHMLLPEGFTRAFDDEEIRLILLHELGHWVRGDVHLNMLLAVLRAVHWFNPVLWFAFRRIRADRELACDEWVLKRSGETQRGTYGEALLRLSTGFTPSGAEALGIFESRSELRRRIQWIAGFSTGARRWWRIGAIPAAVLAVTFLTRAVTPDIRPEPGVGRIVDRNGVLLAEYWPRENQRPLASYPLGAFAASLLWNLDRDRLPKPGEVVVLTIDARAQMAAEEALRKVARGAAVIVDPANGDILAMASVPSFDPNRFFPAIKDEEWKALVNDETAPLLNRAVNGYTPGSAYKTVTALAGLRAGLGDKQFSCDGGVSYGNVLMKCWVYGSGHTHGTLGMEEALKVSCNLYFYQYGNAAGIETMTDTARRLGLGQKTGVPISGENPGVVGSPESLAKINPRDKWSAGYTANVSIGMGNTLASPLQLAMVAASLANGGKVYLPRLIERREAMDRPAKVEPAKVRNDLVADAGIAPNDIERVRRGMWRAVNESGGTAIKARLPGMDVAGKTGSAQIWRMDSAGNRVADINGWFTGFATRQKDRYAICVIVQGAKSGGGSAAPLAAWMLSRMDASEPKSLAPAKGSFEPVVSIAPPSETN
- a CDS encoding PIN domain-containing protein, with the translated sequence MVLVDSSAWIEAFRRKGQLEVKLAIEGLLDAYEAQWCSPVRLEVLGGARSEERARLGRHFSVVPYRACAEADWDRSISLAWKLRDQGLTVPWLDVVIAALALHDNVRLYTLDGHFSRIAEITGLRLYQPGYAGTFVPENES
- a CDS encoding BlaI/MecI/CopY family transcriptional regulator, encoding MKNPPKISESEWSVMEIAWESAPVAAAEIIERLAQRMKWKHQTIRTLLARLVKKGALASKPDGNRYLYHPLVRREQCVHSESESFLNRVFGGAGKPLLVHFATKADLTKEEIRELKRILSEREGQK
- a CDS encoding type II toxin-antitoxin system VapB family antitoxin, with translation MRISVDIDDSTLEEVMALTGEKNKSPAMAKALTEFVRRARAREFGRLIREGAFDYPDPEPGDSANPVPPLRPE